A section of the Flavobacterium ardleyense genome encodes:
- a CDS encoding glycosyltransferase family 9 protein, with translation MKVLVIQQKMIGDVLLSTVICEAIKTAYPQCEVHYMIHPNTLAVVDNNPFIDRIVVFDSQLSGGFLGLVKLGQSLKVEKYNVVIDAYAKLESLIPTLLSAAAKRIGFKKWYSWIFYTKSIQREEGNLNNALVHRLLLATEVTGNTIKPIFPQIYLSEREKEVAAEKIKESIGNDKKLLMISVLGSNKKKSLPASQMAETLDFVAAQTNATLLFNFLPNQLEEATKIYNLCKPETQAVIELDFYTKSLREFLAILSQCQALIGNEGGAVNMAKALSIPTFTIFSPWINKDSWSMLTEQHNHEAVHISDYYPELYSDINPKKYKGQSTFLYQKLELQRYSEKLKNFLE, from the coding sequence ATGAAAGTACTCGTTATACAACAAAAGATGATTGGTGACGTACTCTTAAGTACTGTTATTTGCGAAGCTATTAAAACAGCTTACCCGCAATGTGAAGTGCACTACATGATACACCCAAATACTCTTGCCGTTGTAGATAATAATCCATTTATAGACCGAATCGTAGTTTTTGATTCACAACTTTCTGGCGGTTTTCTAGGTCTAGTGAAGCTTGGTCAATCATTAAAGGTAGAGAAGTATAATGTGGTTATTGACGCTTACGCGAAATTAGAAAGCTTAATACCTACATTATTATCTGCCGCTGCAAAGCGAATTGGTTTCAAAAAATGGTACAGTTGGATTTTTTACACCAAAAGTATTCAGCGAGAAGAAGGCAATTTAAACAACGCACTAGTCCATAGACTTCTACTAGCTACAGAAGTGACTGGTAACACAATAAAACCGATTTTTCCGCAAATTTATCTTTCCGAACGCGAAAAAGAAGTGGCGGCCGAAAAAATTAAAGAAAGCATTGGCAATGACAAAAAACTACTCATGATAAGCGTTTTGGGAAGTAATAAGAAAAAAAGCCTTCCTGCTTCGCAAATGGCAGAAACACTAGACTTTGTAGCTGCTCAAACCAATGCTACACTTCTTTTTAACTTTCTGCCAAACCAACTTGAGGAGGCTACAAAAATTTATAATTTGTGTAAACCTGAAACACAGGCCGTAATTGAATTGGATTTTTACACAAAATCGTTGCGAGAGTTCCTAGCAATTCTTTCTCAGTGCCAAGCATTAATTGGAAATGAAGGTGGAGCAGTAAATATGGCAAAAGCGCTATCTATTCCCACATTTACAATATTTTCTCCGTGGATTAATAAGGATTCTTGGAGTATGCTTACTGAGCAGCATAATCATGAAGCAGTGCACATATCTGATTATTATCCCGAACTTTATTCAGATATAAATCCAAAAAAATATAAGGGACAATCAACATTTTTATATCAAAAACTAGAATTGCAACGATACTCTGAAAAATTAAAAAACTTTCTAGAGTAG
- a CDS encoding 2,3,4,5-tetrahydropyridine-2,6-dicarboxylate N-succinyltransferase: MNILKNIIEAAWSDRSKLSEPTTISSIKDVINLLDAGELRVAEPTSNGWQVNEWVKKAVVLYFPIQKMETLEVGIFEFHDKIPLKRGYAEKGIRVVPNAVARHGAYISKGVILMPSYVNIGAYVDEGTMVDTWATVGSCAQIGKNVHLSGGVGIGGVLEPLQAAPVIIEDGAFIGSRCIVVEGVRVEKEAVLGANVCLTASTKIIDVTGPEPVEMKGIVPARSVVIPGSYTKSFPAGDFQVPCALIIGKRKESTDLKTSLNDALREYDVAV; this comes from the coding sequence ATGAATATATTAAAAAATATAATAGAAGCAGCGTGGTCAGATCGTTCAAAACTTTCTGAGCCTACCACTATCAGCTCTATCAAAGATGTAATAAATTTGTTAGATGCGGGCGAATTGCGAGTTGCCGAACCAACTAGCAATGGATGGCAAGTTAATGAATGGGTAAAAAAAGCGGTAGTACTCTACTTTCCTATTCAAAAAATGGAAACTTTAGAAGTTGGAATTTTTGAATTTCACGATAAAATACCGTTGAAAAGAGGCTATGCCGAGAAAGGAATTCGAGTGGTGCCAAATGCAGTTGCTCGACACGGAGCTTATATTTCTAAAGGTGTAATTTTGATGCCAAGCTACGTGAACATTGGTGCTTACGTAGACGAAGGAACGATGGTAGACACTTGGGCAACCGTAGGAAGCTGTGCTCAAATTGGTAAAAACGTACATTTATCTGGTGGTGTTGGTATCGGCGGGGTTTTAGAACCACTTCAAGCAGCTCCCGTAATTATCGAGGATGGTGCATTTATAGGGTCAAGATGTATTGTAGTAGAAGGAGTACGAGTTGAAAAAGAAGCAGTTTTGGGCGCGAATGTTTGCCTTACAGCATCTACAAAAATTATTGATGTTACGGGTCCAGAGCCAGTAGAAATGAAGGGAATTGTCCCAGCACGTTCTGTGGTAATTCCAGGAAGTTATACAAAATCTTTTCCAGCGGGAGATTTTCAGGTGCCTTGCGCTTTAATTATCGGAAAAAGAAAAGAATCTACAGATCTTAAAACATCACTCAATGATGCTTTGAGAGAATATGATGTAGCTGTTTAG
- a CDS encoding META domain-containing protein, with translation MKKPLLFFLAFIMMQCTQKPETKNPEVLSNEINLSKDDTILEKDGNAMSYLGMYKGFMLGKGADKTPVVIELSETFSFSISTDTIPKEKKIIQKGTFKWKPDGKSIMLTANSGIEKEYFVTENKLSLKEDGKTSVFEKMRSAEVVELESETPKAQITTFIDQKWTITSINDKPISAKGVKKDYYVFFEKNRKFNAYVGCNSIGGDYTVKGDQIKMHNIAATEMACAEMEMEQLLLKALAEADNIIQNNQYMYLRKKGEVLIKFEAGKFKK, from the coding sequence ATGAAAAAGCCACTATTGTTTTTTTTAGCATTTATTATGATGCAATGCACGCAAAAGCCTGAAACTAAGAATCCTGAGGTACTCAGCAACGAAATCAATTTATCTAAAGATGACACTATTTTAGAAAAAGATGGAAATGCGATGTCATATTTAGGAATGTACAAAGGTTTTATGCTCGGGAAAGGTGCGGACAAAACTCCAGTAGTTATTGAACTATCAGAAACATTTTCATTCTCAATCTCCACCGACACAATTCCAAAAGAGAAAAAAATAATTCAGAAAGGTACTTTTAAATGGAAGCCTGACGGAAAATCGATAATGCTTACCGCAAATAGTGGGATTGAAAAAGAATATTTTGTGACAGAAAACAAGCTGTCGCTAAAAGAAGATGGCAAAACAAGCGTTTTTGAAAAAATGAGGTCGGCTGAAGTTGTCGAACTAGAATCTGAAACTCCGAAAGCACAAATTACAACTTTTATTGACCAGAAATGGACAATAACTTCTATTAACGATAAACCTATAAGTGCAAAAGGAGTTAAAAAAGACTATTATGTATTCTTCGAAAAAAACAGGAAATTTAATGCGTACGTCGGTTGCAATAGCATCGGAGGAGATTATACTGTAAAAGGAGATCAAATTAAAATGCACAATATTGCAGCTACCGAGATGGCTTGCGCCGAAATGGAAATGGAGCAATTACTACTAAAAGCTTTGGCGGAAGCCGATAATATAATTCAAAACAATCAGTATATGTACCTTAGAAAAAAAGGTGAAGTACTGATTAAGTTTGAAGCAGGGAAATTTAAAAAATAG
- the ruvX gene encoding Holliday junction resolvase RuvX: MARILAIDYGMKRTGIAITDEMQMIASGLTTVETPKLIDFLKKYFNDEKVELVIVGEPKQMNYEPSQSAAMIDAFVVKFTKIFPEMKVERVDERFTSKMALSSMIQSGMTKKKRQNKAILDEISATIILQDYLNYRKI; encoded by the coding sequence ATGGCAAGAATTTTAGCGATTGACTACGGAATGAAGCGAACTGGTATCGCAATTACTGATGAGATGCAGATGATAGCTTCAGGTCTCACCACGGTTGAAACTCCTAAACTTATTGATTTTCTTAAAAAATATTTTAATGATGAGAAAGTGGAGCTTGTAATAGTTGGAGAGCCAAAGCAGATGAACTATGAGCCGTCACAAAGCGCTGCGATGATTGATGCATTTGTGGTAAAATTTACAAAAATATTTCCCGAAATGAAAGTCGAGCGAGTTGATGAGCGATTTACTTCAAAGATGGCGCTAAGTTCTATGATCCAAAGTGGTATGACTAAGAAGAAACGCCAAAATAAAGCAATTTTAGATGAAATCTCTGCCACTATTATTTTGCAAGATTATCTAAATTATAGAAAAATTTAA
- a CDS encoding malate:quinone oxidoreductase: protein MSDTLSYNTDVILIGAGIMSATLGVMLKELQPDIRIEIFERLDHAAAESSDAWNNAGTGHSAFCELNYTPELEDGTVQSDKAVKIAESFEVSRQFWSYLVEKNLLSDPESFIRSIPHMSFVHGADNVEFLKKRYDALQQEHLFKRMEYSTDFDQLLEWMPLVMKGRDKSEDVAATFMPIGTDVNFGSLTRAMFNYLKNLDGVTLHFNSEVKRMRQKPNGDWRVIVRNLQTRQKSKVRAPFVFIGAGGGSLTLLEKANIDEGEGYGGFPVSGQWLKCVNKDIIEQHSVKVYGKAGVGAPPMSVPHIDSRLINGEKALLFGPYAGFSTKFLKNGSYFDLTSSIQLDNIIPMLSAGFKNIPLTKYLIDQVRQSPEDRLEALKEYMPTAKMEDWVLETAGQRVQVIKKGKDGGGVLEFGTEVVTKADGSIAALLGASPGASTSASIMLELINICFKEKVQTPEWQEKIKKMIPSYGIKLNDNPTLSDQIRQETAETLDLFN, encoded by the coding sequence ATGTCAGATACTCTTTCATATAATACAGATGTAATTTTAATTGGTGCGGGAATTATGAGTGCAACTTTGGGTGTTATGCTCAAAGAACTTCAACCAGATATTCGAATAGAAATTTTTGAAAGATTGGATCATGCCGCTGCCGAAAGTTCGGATGCATGGAATAATGCGGGTACAGGGCATTCGGCGTTTTGTGAATTAAATTATACGCCAGAGCTTGAAGATGGAACTGTGCAGTCTGACAAAGCAGTAAAAATTGCGGAATCATTTGAGGTTTCGAGGCAGTTTTGGTCATATTTAGTGGAGAAAAACCTGTTGTCAGATCCAGAGTCATTTATCAGAAGTATTCCTCACATGAGTTTTGTACATGGTGCTGACAATGTTGAATTTTTGAAAAAAAGATACGATGCGCTACAGCAAGAACATCTTTTTAAACGGATGGAATACAGTACAGATTTTGATCAGCTACTAGAATGGATGCCACTAGTAATGAAAGGCCGAGACAAATCTGAAGATGTTGCTGCTACCTTTATGCCTATTGGTACCGACGTTAATTTTGGCTCTCTTACTCGTGCTATGTTTAATTATCTTAAAAACTTGGATGGCGTAACACTTCATTTTAATAGCGAAGTGAAAAGGATGCGTCAGAAGCCCAATGGAGATTGGCGTGTAATTGTTCGAAATTTGCAAACTCGTCAAAAATCAAAAGTACGTGCGCCATTTGTTTTTATTGGTGCTGGCGGTGGATCATTGACACTTCTTGAAAAAGCAAATATTGACGAAGGCGAAGGATACGGCGGTTTTCCAGTAAGTGGGCAGTGGCTAAAATGTGTGAACAAGGATATTATTGAACAACATAGTGTTAAAGTTTATGGAAAGGCTGGAGTGGGTGCGCCTCCAATGTCAGTACCTCACATAGATTCTAGATTAATAAATGGAGAAAAAGCCTTGTTATTTGGACCTTATGCAGGGTTTTCTACTAAATTTTTGAAAAATGGATCTTATTTCGACTTGACATCATCAATACAACTAGACAATATTATACCAATGCTATCGGCCGGATTTAAAAATATTCCGCTTACAAAGTATTTAATTGATCAAGTAAGACAATCACCTGAAGATCGACTTGAAGCTTTAAAAGAATATATGCCAACTGCCAAAATGGAAGATTGGGTGCTTGAAACCGCAGGACAGCGCGTTCAAGTTATCAAGAAAGGGAAAGATGGCGGAGGAGTTCTAGAATTTGGAACCGAGGTAGTGACGAAAGCTGACGGAAGTATTGCTGCTTTGTTAGGAGCATCGCCTGGAGCATCTACATCAGCGTCGATTATGTTAGAATTAATTAATATATGCTTTAAAGAAAAAGTTCAAACTCCAGAATGGCAGGAAAAAATTAAGAAAATGATTCCGTCTTATGGAATTAAACTCAATGATAATCCCACCTTATCAGATCAGATCAGACAAGAAACTGCAGAGACGCTAGATCTTTTTAATTAA
- a CDS encoding FUSC family protein, with translation MVFNLRQFAESINFANAIKVTIATVIPILIASHFDQFDIGITIAIGALLTYPSDISSNLQHKINGILVGTSIVSGTALIISLAHPYPWLFYSMLTLLIFFLSMISVYGHRANLVSFCGLLSISLIFKEVYSGIELLEHCALMLAGGLFYLLISIIFYYLRPHKYAELLLADSLELTAKYMELRGDLWKKKDNKVDIVKRQLELQVKLNASHEDLREALMHRRANSGSSGQNRTMLIMFITLVDILELALATSFDHERLNKKFSKHPEILNNYQTVAYNLAAMLNELSISLSTNKTYVKKFDLYKDLTALEEAQRKYESLPETEKDFSAILMLTSMLRYAEKQIEKLTLIERAYTQKSFKYEFKDGAKNLHKFIAPQYYSPSTLIENLTFSSTYFRHALRLTIAIMVGFLIGTFLPFQNVYWILITIIVILRPGYGLTKTRSYHRIIGTVLGGLMAFGLLFIVQNNQIIATMAIVTMILAFSFVQTNYKVAATFTTMYVVFIYSLFTPDIRDVVEFRIIDTFVGAALAFGANYFLWPSWEFLNTPVYLKKSIEANKNYLKEIFLIYNTKQPATLQYRLARKHAFVALANLMESFQRMVQEPKSKQKQLPKIYKLTTLNHSLLSSAASLGTYIQANKTTKASEAFNVVVNATIRNLEIAIDEFDKESVETFETEDLSPRFTELKNIRAKELSESNDINDEEIREKMLEAQLIIEQLMWMTNASEKIKKTVKALP, from the coding sequence ATGGTATTTAATTTAAGGCAATTTGCCGAAAGCATCAATTTTGCCAATGCTATCAAAGTAACAATCGCTACGGTGATCCCTATTCTTATAGCGTCACATTTTGATCAATTTGATATTGGCATCACTATAGCTATTGGAGCCTTGCTAACGTATCCGAGTGATATCTCTAGCAATTTGCAACATAAAATCAATGGGATTTTAGTGGGAACATCAATAGTATCAGGAACTGCTCTGATTATTAGTCTTGCCCATCCCTATCCGTGGTTGTTTTACTCAATGCTCACTTTATTAATATTTTTCTTATCGATGATTTCTGTCTACGGGCACCGAGCAAATCTCGTGTCCTTTTGTGGATTGTTATCAATTTCTCTAATATTTAAAGAAGTTTATTCTGGAATAGAACTATTAGAACACTGCGCATTGATGCTAGCAGGAGGGCTGTTTTATCTTCTGATTTCAATTATTTTCTACTATTTGAGACCACATAAGTATGCCGAATTATTGTTAGCAGATAGCTTAGAGCTTACCGCTAAATACATGGAGCTTCGAGGTGATTTATGGAAGAAAAAAGATAATAAAGTAGATATTGTAAAGCGACAATTAGAATTGCAAGTAAAACTAAATGCTTCTCACGAAGATTTACGTGAAGCTTTAATGCACCGTCGTGCCAATTCTGGGTCATCAGGACAAAACCGCACGATGCTAATAATGTTTATCACTTTGGTAGATATTTTAGAATTAGCTCTTGCCACCTCATTTGACCACGAGAGATTAAACAAGAAGTTTTCAAAACATCCTGAAATCCTTAATAATTACCAGACCGTGGCTTATAATTTGGCGGCGATGCTTAATGAATTATCTATCAGTTTAAGTACAAACAAGACCTATGTAAAGAAATTTGATTTATATAAGGATCTCACCGCTCTAGAAGAAGCACAAAGAAAATATGAAAGTCTTCCAGAGACTGAAAAGGATTTTAGTGCGATTTTGATGCTGACTAGTATGTTGCGCTATGCAGAAAAACAGATTGAAAAGCTTACACTTATCGAGCGCGCTTATACTCAAAAATCTTTCAAATATGAATTTAAAGATGGAGCAAAGAATTTGCACAAATTTATTGCGCCCCAATATTATTCACCGAGCACATTGATTGAAAATCTCACCTTCTCCTCAACCTATTTTAGGCATGCACTACGTCTGACTATTGCTATTATGGTCGGATTCTTGATTGGCACATTTCTACCATTTCAAAATGTTTATTGGATTTTAATCACCATTATTGTAATTCTTAGACCTGGTTATGGCTTGACTAAAACCCGCTCCTACCATAGAATTATCGGAACTGTTTTAGGCGGCCTAATGGCCTTTGGACTGCTATTTATCGTTCAAAACAACCAGATAATTGCAACGATGGCTATCGTAACAATGATTCTCGCTTTCTCATTTGTTCAGACAAATTATAAGGTTGCAGCTACTTTTACAACTATGTATGTAGTTTTTATTTATAGCCTTTTTACGCCCGATATTAGAGATGTGGTCGAATTTAGAATTATCGATACCTTTGTTGGTGCAGCATTGGCATTTGGAGCAAACTATTTTCTGTGGCCTTCGTGGGAATTTTTAAACACTCCGGTTTATTTAAAAAAGTCTATCGAAGCAAATAAAAATTATCTAAAAGAAATTTTTCTAATTTATAATACAAAGCAGCCAGCAACTTTGCAATATCGACTAGCAAGAAAACACGCTTTTGTGGCATTGGCCAACTTGATGGAATCTTTTCAGAGAATGGTTCAAGAGCCTAAGTCCAAGCAAAAGCAATTGCCGAAAATTTATAAATTAACCACCCTAAACCACTCTTTACTTTCATCCGCTGCTTCGTTAGGCACCTATATTCAAGCTAATAAAACTACAAAGGCTTCGGAAGCATTTAACGTCGTAGTAAATGCCACAATTAGAAACCTCGAAATTGCGATAGATGAATTTGATAAAGAAAGTGTCGAAACTTTTGAAACCGAAGACTTATCGCCGCGCTTTACCGAATTAAAAAACATCCGAGCAAAAGAACTTAGCGAATCTAATGATATTAACGACGAAGAAATCCGTGAAAAAATGCTAGAAGCTCAACTTATTATAGAGCAATTAATGTGGATGACCAATGCATCTGAAAAAATAAAAAAAACCGTTAAGGCATTGCCTTAA
- the def gene encoding peptide deformylase, with translation MILPIIGYGDPVLRKVGEPITKDYPNLTETIADMYETMYNAYGVGLAAPQVALPIRLFVIDTSPFASDEDLSEEEQEQLASFKQTFINAKMLKEDGEEWGFNEGCLSIPEVREDVYRNERITIEFYDENFEKKTEIYDGLIARVIQHEYDHIEGILFTDKISSLKKRLIKKKLSNIMEGKTRPDYKMKFCAKKTSR, from the coding sequence ATGATTTTACCTATTATAGGATACGGAGATCCAGTACTACGAAAAGTGGGAGAACCTATCACCAAAGATTATCCAAATCTTACAGAGACTATTGCCGATATGTACGAGACAATGTACAACGCTTATGGAGTGGGACTGGCCGCGCCACAAGTTGCACTTCCTATTAGGCTATTTGTAATTGATACTTCGCCGTTTGCATCTGATGAGGATCTTAGTGAAGAAGAGCAAGAACAACTCGCGAGTTTTAAGCAGACGTTTATCAATGCAAAAATGCTGAAAGAAGATGGTGAGGAGTGGGGTTTTAATGAAGGATGCCTAAGTATTCCCGAAGTTCGAGAAGATGTTTATAGAAATGAGCGTATTACGATCGAATTTTATGATGAAAATTTCGAAAAGAAAACTGAGATTTACGACGGACTTATCGCCAGAGTTATTCAGCATGAGTACGATCATATTGAGGGAATTCTTTTTACAGATAAAATATCATCACTCAAAAAACGTTTGATAAAAAAGAAACTTAGTAATATAATGGAAGGGAAAACCCGACCTGACTACAAAATGAAGTTCTGTGCTAAGAAAACTAGCAGATAA
- a CDS encoding DUF5606 family protein, with product MTLDKILAISGKPGLYVLRVQTRSGFVAESLQDGKKITVGLRSNVSLLSEISIYTNDDEKLLADVMRNIAIKENEGPAISHKEDNATMAAYFKEILPNYDQDRVYPSDIKKVLNWYNMLQAKGMVSKEVPAAAKEVATEESKEIVKEESKDEVAETVEATKEAPAKPKKAAAKKAPKAE from the coding sequence ATGACTTTAGACAAAATATTAGCCATCTCTGGAAAGCCAGGATTGTACGTTCTTAGAGTGCAAACACGTTCGGGATTTGTAGCAGAATCATTACAAGACGGAAAAAAAATTACAGTAGGTTTACGTAGCAACGTTAGCTTGCTTTCAGAAATATCTATTTATACAAATGATGACGAAAAGCTATTAGCAGATGTTATGCGCAATATTGCCATAAAAGAAAATGAAGGTCCTGCAATTTCTCATAAAGAAGACAATGCTACTATGGCTGCGTACTTTAAAGAAATTCTACCAAACTATGACCAAGATAGAGTATACCCATCTGACATCAAAAAGGTTTTAAATTGGTATAATATGCTTCAAGCAAAAGGCATGGTTTCTAAAGAAGTTCCAGCTGCTGCTAAAGAAGTTGCAACTGAAGAAAGCAAAGAAATTGTAAAAGAAGAATCTAAAGACGAAGTTGCAGAAACAGTTGAAGCAACTAAGGAAGCTCCTGCAAAACCTAAGAAAGCTGCGGCCAAAAAAGCACCAAAAGCAGAATAA
- the mazG gene encoding nucleoside triphosphate pyrophosphohydrolase has translation MNSREQQLEAFDRLLTIMDELREQCPWDKKQTFESLRHLTIEETYELGDAILDKDLNEIKKELGDVLLHIVFYARIGSETNNFDIADVANGICDKLIHRHPHIYGDTVVKDEEEVKQNWEKLKLKEGRKSVLEGVPKSLPALVKASRIQEKVKAVGFDWEESEQVWKKVEEEIAEFHAEVEAKDKDKMQGEFGDVLFSLINYARFLDINPEEALERTNKKFIKRFQYLESKASELGKPLMDMSLAEMDVFWNEAKKL, from the coding sequence ATGAATTCAAGAGAGCAACAATTAGAAGCGTTTGATAGATTATTGACCATTATGGACGAACTGCGTGAGCAATGTCCGTGGGATAAGAAACAGACTTTTGAAAGTTTAAGGCATCTTACAATTGAAGAAACGTACGAACTAGGCGATGCAATTTTAGATAAAGATCTAAATGAAATCAAGAAAGAATTGGGCGATGTTTTGCTCCATATAGTATTTTATGCAAGGATAGGAAGTGAAACTAATAATTTTGATATTGCGGATGTAGCGAATGGAATTTGCGATAAATTAATTCATAGACATCCACATATTTATGGCGATACAGTAGTAAAAGATGAAGAGGAGGTAAAGCAAAACTGGGAAAAATTAAAATTAAAAGAGGGAAGGAAATCAGTTTTGGAAGGGGTGCCCAAGAGTTTGCCAGCATTGGTCAAGGCCAGCCGTATCCAAGAGAAAGTAAAGGCTGTGGGATTTGATTGGGAAGAATCTGAGCAAGTTTGGAAAAAAGTTGAAGAGGAGATTGCCGAGTTTCATGCTGAGGTGGAGGCAAAGGATAAAGATAAAATGCAGGGTGAATTTGGCGATGTATTATTCTCTCTGATTAACTACGCTAGATTTCTAGACATCAACCCGGAAGAAGCACTAGAAAGAACAAACAAAAAATTTATAAAAAGATTCCAATATCTAGAATCAAAAGCTTCTGAGCTTGGAAAACCTTTGATGGATATGAGCCTTGCGGAAATGGATGTATTTTGGAATGAAGCAAAGAAATTATAG
- a CDS encoding Crp/Fnr family transcriptional regulator — MNSCDLCIQKGLTSLKALNKEELESIQNTKTTLIFKKGDALFEEGDTTNGVYCIKAGICKMTKLSANGKDQIVKLAQVGDLIDKRLIISEELSNTSAIALEDMEVCYIPREPILNAFNNNNQFSLLLMRSICSDLKEANEMIMNMAQKSVKSRLAFTLLHLQDQFGIDTDKSLKINLSRDELATLIGTATESAIRLLSELKKARFIDLQGKKILILEPQLLKKMAE, encoded by the coding sequence ATGAATAGCTGCGACTTATGTATTCAGAAAGGATTAACTTCTCTGAAAGCTCTTAATAAAGAAGAATTAGAATCTATCCAAAACACAAAAACCACTCTTATTTTTAAAAAAGGAGATGCACTTTTTGAAGAAGGCGATACTACCAATGGAGTGTATTGTATAAAGGCGGGCATTTGTAAGATGACCAAGCTCAGCGCAAATGGGAAGGATCAAATTGTAAAGTTAGCACAAGTTGGAGATCTTATAGATAAGCGGTTAATCATCAGTGAGGAACTTTCAAATACTAGTGCTATTGCCTTGGAAGATATGGAAGTTTGCTATATTCCACGCGAGCCTATCTTGAATGCCTTTAATAACAACAACCAATTCTCGTTGCTGTTGATGCGTTCAATCTGTTCTGACCTAAAGGAGGCTAATGAAATGATTATGAATATGGCTCAAAAAAGTGTTAAATCCCGTCTAGCATTTACACTGCTACATTTGCAAGATCAATTTGGTATTGATACAGATAAATCTTTGAAGATAAATCTTTCTCGTGATGAGTTAGCTACGTTAATTGGTACTGCAACCGAAAGTGCTATCAGACTCTTATCCGAATTAAAGAAGGCTCGATTTATTGATTTGCAAGGAAAGAAAATCTTAATATTAGAACCGCAGCTCCTAAAAAAGATGGCGGAATAA